Proteins encoded by one window of Lycium barbarum isolate Lr01 chromosome 11, ASM1917538v2, whole genome shotgun sequence:
- the LOC132620466 gene encoding G-type lectin S-receptor-like serine/threonine-protein kinase At4g27290 — MKTLLRESFNLLLLMYLYSIHLCSGAATDTITTTHFLRDGDANIASTGGTFEMGFFSSGNSENRYVGMWYKNISVRTVVWVANREAPLNNGSGVLKVIEPGLLVLLNGTNNVVWSTNTSRSVQNPVAQLQDSGNLVVKEAGDNSPGNFLWQSFDHPTDTLLAGMKLGRNFVTGTEVYLSSWKNEEDPAPGELTYHCDPSGYPQNILKNGSDVVYRSGPWNGRSFSGTQNSREGPFYTFGVFSSKTEVYFGYKLTSSVLVRLTLSYKGVLQVWTWGDGNQGWVPFLLIPADNCDMYNLCGAYGSCNSQDSPLCGCLDKFVPNNSDAWKKTDRSGGCVRRTELNCLGGDVFLKYSHVKLPDTRNSWSDVTMTLEECKNICSKNCSCMAYSSSDILNGGSGCLLWFKDLLDIRQGPSGGQDIYIRMAASESDSLEKSDGKKGKVLFWILPLSVGLVPVFLSLLIYHRRRKKALELKNKGRSGCYKMNYNSGNCAEEFEIPQFDLSTIAKATNNFSTDRQIGEGGFGPVYKGILEGQEIAVKRLSRTSTQGEKEFKNEVVYIAKLQHRNLVRILGCCIEGEEKMLIYEYLPNGSLDSFIFDDTQSKVLDWPKRFHIINGIARGLMYLHQDSQLRIIHRDLKANNILLDKDMNPKISNFGLAKICEEDDIGAKTNRVVGTYGYLSPEYALHGRYSVKSDVFSFGILVLEIVSGKSNRRFSHPDHSLNLLGLAWKLYKEGRSAELLDEYLGDSCSTPEVERSICVGLLCVQQCPEDRPSMSSAVMMLNNEGVLPQAKRPGFYIERDAPDGELYARSTLSETPITILVAR; from the exons ATGAAGACATTACTAAGGGAAAGTTTCAACTTATTGTTGCTCATGTATTTGTATTCCATCCACCTCTGTTCTGGTGCTGCTACAGATACCATAACTACAACCCATTTTCTGAGAGATGGTGATGCCAATATTGCTTCAACTGGTGGAACTTTTGAAATGGGGTTCTTCAGTTCAGGTAATTCGGAAAATCGATATGTGGGTATGTGGTACAAGAACATATCTGTTAGGACAGTGGTGTGGGTTGCCAATAGAGAAGCTCCTTTGAACAATGGATCAGGTGTCCTTAAAGTCATTGAACCAGGACTTCTTGTCCTTCTCAATGGAACTAACAATGTTGTATGGTCAACTAATACGTCTAGATCTGTGCAAAATCCGGTTGCGCAGTTGCAAGATTCTGGCAATCTTGTTGTCAAAGAAGCTGGTGATAATAGCCCCGGGAATTTCCTATGGCAGAGCTTTGATCACCCAACTGATACACTATTGGCAGGTATGAAGCTTGGTAGGAACTTTGTAACTGGCACAGAGGTGTACTTGTCATCATGGAAAAATGAGGAGGATCCAGCTCCCGGGGAATTGACATATCACTGCGATCCTTCTGGATATCCACAGAACATCTTGAAGAACGGCTCAGATGTTGTATATCGCTCTGGACCGTGGAATGGTCGCTCTTTCAGTGGGACACAAAACTCAAGAGAAGGTCCTTTCTATACATTTGGAGTATTTTCAAGTAAGACAGAGGTGTATTTTGGATATAAGCTCACATCTTCAGTTCTTGTGAGGTTGACATTAAGTTACAAAGGGGTCCTACAGGTTTGGACTTGGGGTGATGGAAATCAGGGTTGGGTCCCTTTCCTCTTAATACCCGCAGATAACTGTGATATGTATAACTTGTGTGGCGCATATGGTAGCTGCAACAGTCAAGATTCTCCACTGTGTGGATGCTTAGACAAATTTGTGCCCAACAATAGTGACGCTTGGAAAAAGACAGATAGGTCAGGTGGCTGTGTTCGGAGAACTGAACTAAATTGCCTTGGAGGAGACGTATTTTTGAAGTATTCACATGTCAAATTGCCAGACACACGGAATTCCTGGTCCGATGTGACTATGACACTAGAAGAATGCAAGAATATCTGCTCTAAAAattgctcttgtatggcttactCCAGTTCTGACATACTCAATGGAGGAAGTGGATGCTTATTGTGGTTCAAGGATCTGCTTGACATTCGGCAGGGACCCAGCGGAGGGCAAGATATCTACATTAGAATGGCTGCTTCTGAATCAG ATAGTCTGGAGAAATCAGatggaaagaaaggaaaagtaCTTTTCTGGATTCTACCATTATCAGTTGGTTTGGTTCCAGTATTCCTTAGTCTGTTGATCTACCATAGAAGAAGGAAGAAGGCTTTAGAGCTCAAAAACAAAG GAAGGTCAGGATGTTACAAGATGAATTACAACAGTGGCAATTGCGCTGAAGAATTTGAAATACCACAGTTTGACTTATCTACCATAGCAAAGGCTACCAATAACTTTTCAACTGACAGACAGATTGGAGAAGGGGGCTTTGGACCTGTTTACAAG GGCATACTTGAAGGACAGGAAATAGCTGTCAAGCGGCTGTCTAGAACTTCTACACAAGGAGAAAAAGAGTTCAAAAATGAAGTTGTATATATTGCCAAACTTCAGCATAGGAATCTGGTGAGGATTCTTGGCTGCTGCATTGAAGGGGAAGAAAAAATGTTGATCTATGAGTACTTGCCAAATGGGAGCCTTGATTCATTTATATTTG ATGACACACAAAGCAAGGTATTAGACTGGCCTAAGAGATTTCACATTATCAATGGTATAGCTCGGGGACTTATGTATCTGCATCAAGATTCTCAATTAAGAATAATTCACAGAGACCTGAAAGCTAACAACATCTTGTTAGACAAGGACATGAATCCAAAGATATCAAACTTCGGTTTAGCAAAAATATGTGAAGAGGATGACATTGGAGCCAAGACAAACCGAGTTGTTGGAACATA TGGGTACCTCTCACCGGAATATGCATTGCACGGGAGGTACTCAGTAAAATCAGATGTATTTAGCTTTGGTATCTTAGTATTGGAAATTGTGAGTGGGAAAAGCAACAGAAGATTCTCTCATCCAGACCACAGCCTGAATCTACTGGGACTT GCATGGAAACTCTATAAAGAAGGTAGGTCAGCAGAACTACTTGATGAATACCTAGGTGATTCTTGTTCAACACCCGAAGTGGAACGATCAATCTGTGTTGGTCTATTATGTGTCCAACAATGTCCAGAAGATCGTCCAAGCATGTCTTCTGCAGTTATGATGTTAAACAATGAAGGCGTATTGCCACAGGCTAAACGGCCAGGTTTTTACATAGAAAGAGATGCACCGGATGGTGAATTATATGCACGGAGTACACTTAGTGAGACCCCCATCACAATACTAGTTGCCCGATAA